DNA sequence from the Actinomycetes bacterium genome:
CTGGTCCGACGTGGCCTCGCGCGGTCGCGTGAGCACGCCCAGGAGCTGCTCGCCGCCGGTCGGGTGAGCGTCGCGGGGACGTCGGCGACCAAGCCGGCCACGCAGGTGGCACGCGACACACCCATCGTGATCGCCACGGCAGGACCGGCGGACGGGTACGTCTCCCGCGGCGGCCACAAGCTCGCCGGCGCGCTGGACACCTTCTCGGACCTGGCCGTCGACGGGCGCAGGGCGCTCGACGCGGGAGCCAGCACCGGAGGGTTCACCGACGTGCTGCTCCGGCGCGGCGCTCGTCAGGTCGTGGCGGTCGACGTCGGCTACGGCCAGCTGGCCTGGAGCCTTCGCACCGACGAGCGGGTCGTCGTCCTGGACCGCACCAACATGCGCACGCTGGGCGTCGAGCAGGTCCCTGGCGGGCTGGTGGACCTCGCCGTCGCCGACCTGTCCTTCATCTCGCTGGGCCTGGTGCTGCCCTCCCTCATCGGCGTGACCATGGCCGACGGAGACCTCCTCGTCATGGTCAAGCCGCAGTTCGAGGTGGGGCGCGAGCGGCTCGGCCCGGGCGGCGTCGTCCGCGAACCCGCGCTGCGGGCGGAGGCGGTGCGTACGATCGCGGAGCGGGCCGCCGCCCTCGGGTGGGGCACCGCGGGGGTCACGGCCAGCCTGCTGCCCGGACCCGCCGGCAACGTCGAGTACTTCCTGTGGCTTCGCGCCGGAGCTCCTGGACCCGACCCGCGCGCCATCGAGCGCGCCATCGTGGAAGGACCGCCGTGACCGTCCCCGCGCGTCGGGTCCTCCTCGTCTCGCACCCTTCCCGCGAGGTGGCCCGCCACGCGGTGCTGGCGGCGACCAAGCGCTTCCTGGAGGAGGGCGTCGAGGTCGTGGTCCCGGTGGAGGACGCCTCACCGGAGCTGCCCGACGTCCAGGTCAGCCGAGACGCCGCGGGGTGCGACGTGG
Encoded proteins:
- a CDS encoding TlyA family RNA methyltransferase; this encodes MPRARLDIELVRRGLARSREHAQELLAAGRVSVAGTSATKPATQVARDTPIVIATAGPADGYVSRGGHKLAGALDTFSDLAVDGRRALDAGASTGGFTDVLLRRGARQVVAVDVGYGQLAWSLRTDERVVVLDRTNMRTLGVEQVPGGLVDLAVADLSFISLGLVLPSLIGVTMADGDLLVMVKPQFEVGRERLGPGGVVREPALRAEAVRTIAERAAALGWGTAGVTASLLPGPAGNVEYFLWLRAGAPGPDPRAIERAIVEGPP